One segment of Radiobacillus kanasensis DNA contains the following:
- a CDS encoding Gfo/Idh/MocA family protein gives MNQPRIGIVGLGGIAQKAYLPTLTKETKWKLVGAFSPNKEKRDRICAEYRMTSLDSLEALSQQVDAAFVHSSTSTHHSIVKYLLEQGVDVYVDKPLAATVEEAEELVEISERLNRKLMVGFNRRFAPLYRKAKGLAPDYVWVHMEKHRMNGVGPNDVSFTMLDDYLHLVDTLRWLGQSELQIANHFVQTNEKDQLVFAKHTYQNEHAIFSSAMHRESGSGLEKLEIFGMNQIVRVENLTRLEVERNNQVHVTEPGSWDTLLKVRGFEDSVLHFIDSITNNKKPIVDGQEALRSQQLLHQLVTELVHH, from the coding sequence ATGAACCAACCCCGAATTGGAATTGTTGGTTTAGGGGGGATTGCGCAAAAGGCGTACTTACCAACCCTTACAAAAGAAACAAAATGGAAGCTAGTAGGAGCTTTTTCTCCAAATAAAGAGAAGAGGGATCGCATATGTGCGGAATATAGGATGACTAGCCTAGACAGCTTAGAAGCTCTAAGTCAACAGGTCGATGCTGCTTTTGTACATAGTTCCACATCTACTCACCATTCCATCGTTAAATATTTATTAGAGCAAGGGGTGGATGTGTATGTCGATAAGCCTCTTGCCGCTACGGTTGAAGAAGCGGAAGAGCTAGTTGAAATTAGTGAACGATTAAATCGAAAGCTTATGGTAGGTTTTAACCGCCGTTTTGCACCACTTTATCGGAAAGCGAAGGGGCTTGCGCCAGATTATGTGTGGGTCCATATGGAAAAGCATCGCATGAATGGCGTAGGTCCAAATGATGTATCCTTTACAATGCTTGATGATTATCTTCATCTTGTCGATACACTCCGTTGGTTAGGTCAAAGTGAATTACAGATTGCAAATCACTTTGTTCAAACCAATGAGAAGGATCAGCTTGTCTTTGCCAAACATACGTATCAAAATGAACATGCTATATTTTCTTCAGCTATGCATCGGGAGTCTGGTTCAGGTTTAGAAAAGTTAGAGATATTCGGGATGAATCAGATTGTCCGTGTTGAAAACTTAACTCGGTTAGAAGTAGAACGAAACAATCAAGTCCACGTAACGGAACCAGGGTCTTGGGACACGTTATTAAAGGTTCGAGGATTCGAAGATAGTGTCCTTCATTTCATCGACAGTATCACGAACAACAAGAAACCAATAGTGGATGGCCAGGAAGCTCTTCGATCTCAGCAACTGCTTCATCAATTAGTAACTGAATTGGTGCATCACTAA
- a CDS encoding bifunctional GNAT family N-acetyltransferase/carbon-nitrogen hydrolase family protein — MAKLDLSQFEKKLIVRNIEEKDINQIIALQLICFPNMEPWKEEHLHSHLKHFPEGQFCVEYDGKIIGSCSSLIVNFDEYDDKHTWDDITDGGYITNHNSEGYNMYGIEVMVDPNFQGMKIGKRLYEARKKLARELNLKSIIIGGRIPNYHKYEEKLTPREYVEEVSNKNIFDPVLTFQIMNGFSVMRINPGYLPDDRQSAKYATLMEWNNIDYQALTKRHFKTAFPVRITVIQYMMKDIESFEEFARQVEYYVDVAYDFGSDFAVFPEIFTTQLMSFLEEKVPSKAVRKLSEYTEEYIELFTKLAVKYNVNIIGGSHFVEEDDHMYNIAYLFRRDGTIEKQYKLHVTPNEKMWWGIQPGDAVRVFDTDCGKIAIQVCYDIQFPELSRYAADQGANIIFVPFCTDDRQGYLRVRYCAQARAIENQVYTVIAGTVGNLTQVENMDIQYAQSGIFTPSDFEFARDGIVGECHPNIETVVVGDVDLEILRRQRKTGTVRQQRDRRKDLFELRYKKARKNE, encoded by the coding sequence ATGGCAAAACTAGACTTATCACAATTTGAGAAAAAACTAATTGTGCGAAATATTGAAGAAAAAGATATTAATCAAATCATTGCACTCCAGCTTATTTGTTTTCCGAATATGGAGCCATGGAAAGAAGAGCACCTCCATAGTCATTTAAAGCACTTTCCAGAAGGACAATTTTGTGTGGAGTATGATGGGAAAATCATCGGAAGCTGTTCGAGCCTTATTGTGAACTTTGATGAGTATGATGATAAACATACATGGGATGACATTACCGATGGAGGTTATATAACCAATCATAATTCAGAGGGGTACAACATGTATGGCATTGAAGTCATGGTTGACCCGAATTTCCAAGGGATGAAGATCGGGAAGCGTCTTTATGAGGCAAGAAAGAAGTTAGCGAGAGAACTGAACTTGAAAAGTATTATTATCGGGGGAAGAATTCCGAACTATCATAAATATGAGGAGAAGCTGACACCGAGGGAATATGTAGAAGAGGTTAGTAACAAAAACATCTTTGACCCTGTGTTAACGTTCCAAATTATGAATGGATTCTCGGTAATGAGAATCAATCCAGGTTATTTACCCGATGATCGTCAGTCTGCTAAATATGCAACCTTGATGGAATGGAACAATATAGATTATCAAGCGCTGACAAAGCGGCACTTCAAAACAGCGTTTCCTGTTCGAATCACCGTCATTCAATACATGATGAAGGATATTGAATCGTTTGAGGAATTCGCTAGACAAGTGGAATACTACGTGGATGTAGCGTATGATTTCGGATCAGATTTTGCCGTATTTCCTGAAATTTTCACAACTCAGCTCATGTCTTTCTTAGAGGAAAAAGTACCTTCCAAGGCCGTTCGAAAGCTATCCGAATACACGGAGGAATATATTGAATTGTTCACAAAGCTTGCGGTCAAATACAACGTGAATATAATTGGTGGTTCTCATTTCGTAGAAGAGGATGATCATATGTATAATATTGCTTATCTTTTCCGACGAGATGGAACAATCGAAAAACAATATAAGTTACATGTTACCCCGAATGAAAAAATGTGGTGGGGCATCCAACCTGGTGATGCGGTTAGGGTGTTTGATACAGATTGTGGAAAAATTGCGATTCAGGTTTGTTATGACATCCAGTTCCCAGAATTGTCACGTTATGCGGCAGATCAAGGTGCAAACATTATATTTGTTCCTTTCTGTACAGATGACCGTCAAGGGTATTTACGCGTTCGCTACTGTGCTCAGGCAAGAGCGATTGAAAATCAAGTTTATACGGTAATTGCTGGAACAGTAGGGAACCTTACTCAAGTGGAAAACATGGACATTCAGTATGCGCAGTCCGGTATTTTTACACCTTCTGATTTTGAATTTGCCAGAGACGGTATTGTTGGGGAATGTCATCCAAATATCGAGACGGTAG